The Sphingomonas telluris genome includes a window with the following:
- a CDS encoding DUF1254 domain-containing protein gives MSDMTVDLIREPETGSVAGEINFKLGYPDAQSAQRAYDDTDLNRAITAYRFFYPTVSGAAIVQGDLDCGLVPNKVFGVMHSGPEQVLYTTNNDTPYGPLLLDLGIGPLVIELQPGPLIVCSIDVNQRWVADMGLPGPDAGKGGKHILVPPGFKGELPSGNGIYVHEASSNLQIVGARALPVGGDVEGAKTRLTTIKVYPLDSKTEWSEPQWKDLTGVEQQGTPLAYERDFKFWEVLHKTVDHEPAYEGYHNEYGELAALGIEKGKPFAPDARMKDILTRAAAIANDEMRVQSFADRRPDRFPWPGRKWEWASLRYEDGDFNTALYTDLEAREKWFYQAIGASPAMFRRDAQAGSLYWLGLRDTTGAYLDGGRNYRLTVPLPVPGHLFWSVTVYETDTRSQIRTDQNKAALRSMFELKDLSGGSAELFFGPETPAGKEGRWIKTTPGKGWFVYFRIYGPQAAAFDGSWKPGDFERVG, from the coding sequence ATGTCCGACATGACGGTAGACCTCATTCGTGAGCCGGAGACTGGTTCAGTAGCCGGAGAGATCAACTTTAAGCTTGGTTATCCTGATGCGCAGAGCGCCCAGCGGGCCTACGACGACACGGACCTGAACCGCGCTATCACCGCCTACCGCTTCTTCTATCCGACCGTCTCCGGTGCTGCGATCGTGCAAGGCGACCTCGATTGCGGATTGGTCCCCAACAAGGTGTTCGGGGTGATGCACTCCGGTCCCGAGCAGGTGCTTTACACCACCAACAACGACACCCCCTACGGACCCCTTCTTCTCGACCTTGGGATCGGACCCCTGGTGATCGAACTACAGCCGGGTCCGCTGATCGTCTGCTCGATCGACGTCAACCAACGCTGGGTGGCAGACATGGGATTGCCCGGCCCTGATGCGGGCAAGGGCGGCAAACACATTTTGGTGCCGCCGGGATTCAAAGGTGAGTTGCCCTCGGGCAATGGGATCTACGTCCACGAGGCGAGCAGCAACCTGCAGATCGTCGGCGCCCGAGCGTTGCCGGTTGGCGGGGATGTGGAGGGTGCCAAGACGCGACTGACCACGATCAAGGTGTATCCGCTCGATTCAAAGACCGAATGGAGCGAGCCGCAGTGGAAGGACCTGACCGGTGTCGAACAGCAAGGCACGCCACTCGCCTATGAGCGCGACTTCAAGTTCTGGGAGGTGCTTCACAAGACGGTCGACCATGAACCCGCTTACGAGGGCTATCACAATGAGTATGGCGAACTCGCCGCGCTCGGTATCGAGAAGGGCAAACCCTTCGCACCCGACGCACGGATGAAGGATATCCTCACTCGTGCAGCGGCCATCGCGAACGATGAGATGCGCGTGCAGTCCTTCGCCGACCGCCGGCCCGATCGTTTCCCATGGCCGGGCCGCAAATGGGAATGGGCGAGCCTGCGCTACGAGGATGGCGACTTCAACACGGCTCTCTACACGGACCTCGAAGCGCGGGAGAAATGGTTTTACCAAGCCATCGGGGCGTCACCGGCGATGTTTCGCCGTGATGCGCAGGCGGGTTCGCTCTACTGGCTCGGGCTGCGAGACACGACCGGCGCTTATCTCGATGGCGGGAGAAACTACAGGCTCACTGTGCCGCTGCCTGTTCCGGGCCACCTGTTCTGGTCAGTCACGGTCTACGAAACGGATACCCGAAGCCAGATTCGCACCGACCAGAACAAGGCCGCTCTGCGCTCCATGTTTGAGTTGAAGGACCTATCAGGTGGCAGCGCCGAATTGTTCTTCGGCCCCGAGACGCCAGCGGGCAAAGAAGGCCGCTGGATTAAGACGACCCCCGGTAAAGGCTGGTTCGTCTATTTCCGCATCTACGGGCCGCAAGCAGCGGCGTTCGATGGAAGTTGGAAGCCGG
- a CDS encoding arylsulfatase, with protein MPRPFKGKIELDIRDSRADWDAFLAEKAPEGAPNVLVILYDDTGQAAWSTYGGRIEMPTLDRLAKNGLTYTQWHTTAVCSPTRSCFLTGRNHHANGFGSISEAATGFPGYNGHIPLENGTIAHVLRNAGYSTFWIGKNHNVPVDAFSIGASKKAWPLGLGYDRFYGFIGGETNQWYPELIEDNHFVDQPYLPEEGYHFSKDIADKAITFIRDSKQSDPEKPWYMWYCPGANHAPHHAPQEYIDKYRGKFDDGYEAYREWVLKRMIERGILPASTDLTPINPLPDGVLPDADSVRPWHTLSADEKRLFSRMAEVYAAFSEYTDVQIGRLIDYLEESGQLDNTVILYCADNGASGEGSPNGSVNENRFFNGYPDEMESNMAMIDKLGSPDTYNHYPTGWAVAFSTPYKMFKRYASFAGGTCDPLVIHWPAGIKAKGELRHQYHHCTDIVPTILECCGVPMPQEIDCVKQAPLAGVSMKYSFDDADGATTKETQYYEMTGTRGIWHKGWKAATEHGPLPSDQGNFDKDNWQLFNTEEDRAEAHDLAAQHPEKLRELQALWFEEAKKNNVLPLIDLGIVAFHAAEFHAAPLKSGRYTYYPGTTEVPEASSARTLGASFKALAEVDFTADTEGVIFAQGSRFGGYSLFVKDGELVFAYNFLGIPPEQQLRCAAPKSGKHIVGVEFAKSGVGQYAEAQGKMTLYVDDNAVAEGDFRTQSGHYALAGEGLAVGRDSGDPVSSEYGSAFNFSGGTIEKVVFDVAGDHYIDVEQKMAAALARD; from the coding sequence ATGCCGCGTCCCTTCAAAGGTAAGATCGAGCTCGATATTCGCGATTCACGGGCGGATTGGGACGCTTTTCTTGCCGAGAAGGCGCCGGAAGGCGCGCCCAACGTGTTGGTCATTCTCTATGACGATACGGGTCAGGCGGCGTGGTCCACTTACGGTGGGCGGATAGAGATGCCGACCCTTGATCGACTGGCGAAGAATGGCCTGACCTATACTCAATGGCACACAACGGCAGTTTGTTCTCCGACGCGTTCCTGTTTCCTTACTGGCCGCAATCACCATGCCAACGGCTTTGGGTCGATCTCCGAAGCTGCGACGGGCTTCCCGGGCTACAACGGCCATATCCCACTTGAGAACGGAACTATTGCTCACGTTCTGCGCAACGCCGGCTACAGCACCTTCTGGATCGGCAAGAACCACAATGTTCCCGTCGACGCATTCAGCATTGGCGCGAGCAAGAAGGCTTGGCCCTTGGGGCTTGGCTACGACCGCTTTTATGGATTCATCGGGGGCGAGACCAACCAATGGTATCCTGAGCTGATCGAGGACAATCACTTCGTCGACCAGCCGTACCTGCCAGAAGAGGGCTATCACTTTTCGAAGGACATAGCCGACAAGGCGATCACGTTCATTCGCGACAGCAAGCAGTCCGATCCGGAGAAGCCGTGGTACATGTGGTACTGCCCCGGTGCGAACCACGCGCCGCACCACGCACCCCAAGAGTATATCGACAAGTACAGAGGCAAGTTCGACGACGGCTATGAAGCCTACCGCGAGTGGGTTCTCAAGCGGATGATCGAGCGCGGTATCCTGCCGGCGAGCACGGACCTTACGCCGATTAACCCGCTGCCCGATGGGGTGCTGCCGGACGCGGATAGCGTTCGCCCTTGGCACACGCTGAGCGCCGATGAGAAGCGCCTCTTCAGCCGGATGGCCGAGGTCTATGCTGCATTCTCCGAATACACCGACGTCCAGATCGGCCGGCTGATCGACTATCTCGAAGAGTCCGGGCAGCTGGACAACACCGTGATTCTTTACTGCGCTGACAATGGCGCCTCGGGAGAAGGTTCCCCCAACGGGTCGGTCAACGAGAACCGTTTCTTCAACGGCTATCCAGATGAGATGGAAAGCAACATGGCGATGATCGACAAGCTCGGCTCGCCCGACACCTACAATCACTATCCGACCGGTTGGGCTGTCGCTTTCTCGACGCCGTACAAGATGTTCAAGCGGTATGCCTCTTTCGCCGGCGGCACTTGTGACCCACTGGTGATCCACTGGCCTGCCGGCATCAAAGCGAAGGGCGAACTTCGCCACCAGTACCACCACTGCACCGACATCGTCCCGACCATCCTGGAATGCTGTGGCGTACCGATGCCCCAGGAGATTGATTGCGTGAAACAGGCTCCTCTCGCCGGGGTATCGATGAAGTACAGCTTCGACGATGCCGACGGGGCCACGACTAAGGAGACGCAATATTATGAGATGACGGGTACGCGGGGCATCTGGCACAAAGGCTGGAAAGCCGCGACCGAGCACGGTCCGCTTCCGTCCGACCAGGGCAACTTCGACAAGGACAACTGGCAGCTCTTCAATACTGAAGAGGACCGAGCCGAAGCCCACGACCTCGCGGCCCAGCATCCAGAGAAGCTACGGGAATTGCAGGCCCTCTGGTTCGAAGAGGCGAAGAAGAACAATGTCCTGCCTTTGATCGATCTTGGCATCGTGGCATTCCATGCAGCGGAATTCCACGCGGCGCCTCTCAAGAGCGGACGCTACACCTACTATCCGGGGACGACCGAAGTCCCCGAGGCGTCGTCCGCCCGCACGCTTGGTGCCTCCTTCAAGGCGCTGGCAGAGGTCGACTTCACGGCTGACACGGAGGGCGTGATTTTCGCCCAGGGTTCGCGATTTGGCGGCTATTCGCTGTTCGTGAAGGACGGCGAACTCGTCTTCGCGTACAACTTCCTCGGCATCCCTCCCGAACAGCAATTGCGCTGCGCGGCGCCGAAGTCCGGCAAGCACATCGTCGGAGTGGAGTTCGCCAAATCAGGAGTCGGTCAATATGCCGAGGCCCAGGGCAAAATGACCCTCTACGTCGACGACAATGCCGTCGCGGAAGGCGATTTCCGCACTCAGTCTGGCCACTACGCGCTTGCCGGCGAAGGCCTCGCGGTCGGACGCGACAGCGGCGACCCCGTCAGCAGCGAATATGGATCGGCATTCAACTTCTCCGGCGGGACGATCGAGAAGGTCGTTTTCGACGTCGCTGGCGATCACTACATCGACGTGGAGCAGAAGATGGCGGCCGCTTTAGCAAGAGACTGA
- a CDS encoding helix-turn-helix domain-containing protein produces the protein MGRAALGWSQRQLAEAAKTRQETVSGFEAGNDSRRSTVAKMRGALEAAGVVFLSSGEASLAGGEGVRLKGSA, from the coding sequence ATGGGGCGAGCCGCACTAGGTTGGTCACAGCGGCAGCTCGCTGAGGCCGCTAAGACCCGGCAGGAGACTGTGAGCGGGTTTGAGGCCGGCAATGACTCGCGACGATCGACGGTCGCAAAGATGCGGGGAGCCTTGGAGGCTGCTGGCGTGGTCTTCCTCAGTTCCGGCGAAGCTTCGCTGGCGGGGGGCGAAGGGGTGAGGCTTAAGGGCTCAGCCTAA
- a CDS encoding DUF1294 domain-containing protein, with protein sequence MNSWTIPRFWQDKQRAQAGERRIPESDLLRLALIGGSPGALLARRLFRHKTRKEPFSTQLFVIIALQVGVAIGLGIAFA encoded by the coding sequence GTGAACTCCTGGACAATCCCGCGCTTCTGGCAGGACAAGCAGCGTGCTCAAGCTGGCGAACGACGCATTCCGGAAAGCGACCTACTCCGGCTCGCGCTGATAGGCGGTTCGCCGGGGGCGCTGCTGGCACGCAGGCTCTTCCGACATAAGACGCGCAAGGAGCCGTTCTCTACGCAGCTCTTCGTGATTATTGCATTGCAGGTTGGTGTCGCGATCGGCCTCGGGATAGCATTCGCTTAG
- a CDS encoding histidine kinase — MPPKADEDSIRASERQRISRDLHNSTSQLLTALQLQIGHLRGLEREDAQPLVEEMAQTIEEIRLSIRQIETSHGFEGCDEARLVIASRFYRLNTTLSG, encoded by the coding sequence ATGCCGCCCAAAGCGGACGAAGACTCGATACGAGCGAGCGAACGTCAACGGATCTCGCGGGACCTGCACAATTCCACGTCGCAACTCCTAACAGCTCTACAGCTCCAAATTGGACACCTTCGAGGGCTAGAGCGAGAGGATGCCCAACCTCTCGTCGAGGAGATGGCTCAGACAATTGAAGAAATTCGGCTGAGCATCCGACAGATTGAAACGTCCCACGGGTTTGAGGGCTGCGACGAAGCTCGGCTCGTAATTGCGAGCCGTTTTTACAGGCTGAATACTACGCTCAGCGGCTAG